From one Formosa sediminum genomic stretch:
- a CDS encoding UDP-2,3-diacylglucosamine diphosphatase, with protein sequence MKIKRKIEVAVVSDVHLGTFGCHAKELYAYLNSIDPKKLILNGDIIDVWQFSKRYFPKSHMQVIKKIMDMASDGVEVIYITGNHDEMLRRFSDSSIGNFSIVDKYITELNGKSAWFFHGDIFDVSIQNAKWLAKLGGYGYDFLILINQVVNWGLDKMGREKYSISKRIKNGVKGAVKYINDFETVATDLAIEQGYDYVICGHIHQPKMLIKENKYGKTMYLNSGDWVENFTALEYQFKRWKIYNYNHDKLSPFFVDEDIKDMEMKDLIAAITIVDKNKKKDKKDKKNKKNSLE encoded by the coding sequence TTGAAAATTAAAAGAAAAATTGAAGTCGCAGTTGTTTCTGATGTTCATTTAGGAACTTTTGGTTGTCATGCCAAAGAACTTTATGCTTATTTGAATAGTATAGATCCTAAAAAACTTATTCTTAATGGTGATATTATTGATGTTTGGCAATTTAGCAAACGTTATTTTCCTAAATCACATATGCAAGTTATAAAAAAGATAATGGATATGGCCTCTGATGGTGTTGAAGTGATTTACATAACGGGTAATCATGATGAGATGCTTAGACGATTTAGCGATTCTAGTATAGGTAATTTCTCGATAGTAGATAAATATATTACTGAATTAAATGGAAAAAGTGCTTGGTTTTTTCATGGTGATATTTTTGATGTGTCTATTCAGAATGCAAAATGGTTAGCTAAACTTGGCGGTTATGGTTACGATTTTTTAATTCTTATTAATCAAGTTGTAAATTGGGGATTAGATAAGATGGGACGAGAAAAATACTCCATATCAAAACGCATAAAAAATGGTGTAAAAGGCGCTGTTAAATATATAAATGATTTTGAAACCGTTGCTACAGATTTGGCTATAGAACAAGGATACGACTATGTGATTTGCGGACATATACATCAGCCAAAAATGTTAATTAAAGAAAATAAATACGGCAAGACAATGTATTTAAATTCAGGGGATTGGGTTGAGAATTTTACAGCGCTTGAATATCAATTTAAACGTTGGAAAATTTACAATTACAATCATGATAAACTATCCCCCTTTTTTGTTGATGAAGACATAAAAGATATGGAGATGAAAGATTTAATTGCTGCAATAACAATTGTAGATAAAAATAAAAAGAAAGACAAAAAAGATAAGAAAAATAAAAAGAATTCTCTAGAGTAA
- the aroC gene encoding chorismate synthase, which produces MAGNSFGKLFKLTTFGESHGMALGGVIDGCPSGITLDLDAIQTEMNRRKPGQSAIVTQRKEPDEVKFLSGIFEGKTTGTSIGFIIENSNQKSHDYSHIKDSFRPSHADYVYEKKYGIRDYRGGGRSSARETACRVVAGAIAKQVLKGIEFHAFTSSVGDIFMEKPYQDIDFSAIESNIVRCPDTETADKMISKIKEIRKAGDTIGGTVTCVIKNVPLGLGEPVFDKLHAELGKAMLSINAVKGFEYGSGFCGAKMKGSEHNDLYNTDGTTKTNLSGGIQGGISNGMDIYFRVAFKPVATIMQTQDTIDKAGNSVKMDGKGRHDPCVVPRAVPIVEAMAALVIADYLLLDKVYQ; this is translated from the coding sequence ATGGCAGGAAATTCCTTTGGAAAATTATTTAAACTAACCACTTTTGGAGAGTCTCATGGTATGGCTCTAGGAGGTGTTATAGATGGATGCCCTTCGGGGATTACTTTAGATTTAGATGCCATACAAACCGAAATGAACCGCAGAAAACCTGGGCAATCGGCTATTGTTACACAACGTAAAGAACCCGATGAAGTTAAATTTTTATCAGGTATTTTTGAAGGTAAAACTACAGGAACTTCTATTGGGTTTATTATAGAAAATTCAAATCAGAAATCTCACGATTACTCGCATATAAAAGATTCATTTCGTCCGTCGCATGCAGATTACGTTTACGAAAAAAAATATGGTATTCGCGATTATAGAGGCGGAGGCCGTAGTTCTGCAAGAGAAACAGCCTGTCGCGTTGTGGCTGGAGCTATTGCAAAACAGGTTTTAAAAGGTATAGAATTTCATGCTTTTACTTCGTCTGTTGGCGATATATTTATGGAAAAACCTTATCAAGATATAGACTTTAGTGCTATTGAAAGTAATATTGTGCGTTGTCCGGATACAGAAACTGCAGATAAAATGATTTCTAAAATAAAAGAAATTAGAAAAGCAGGAGACACCATTGGTGGTACCGTAACGTGCGTCATTAAAAATGTTCCTTTAGGTTTAGGAGAGCCTGTATTTGATAAGTTACATGCAGAATTAGGTAAGGCCATGTTATCTATTAATGCTGTAAAGGGGTTTGAATACGGTAGCGGATTTTGTGGTGCAAAAATGAAAGGAAGTGAACATAATGATTTATATAACACTGATGGCACAACAAAAACAAATCTTTCTGGCGGTATACAAGGCGGTATAAGTAATGGGATGGATATCTATTTTAGAGTAGCCTTTAAACCCGTTGCAACTATAATGCAAACACAAGACACAATAGACAAAGCTGGTAATAGTGTTAAAATGGATGGGAAAGGCAGACACGATCCTTGTGTTGTACCACGAGCCGTACCTATTGTAGAAGCAATGGCTGCATTAGTAATAGCCGATTATTTATTATTAGATAAAGTCTATCAATAA
- a CDS encoding dicarboxylate/amino acid:cation symporter: MKKLALHWQILLGMVLGVVFALLMNQFEWGATFIAKWIKPFGNIFINALKLIAVPLILASLIKGVSDLKDISKLSKMGGKTIGTYLITTVIAVCIGLALVNIIKPGHSISEETRAQLVENYKSDADSRIAQAEKQKQAGPLQALEDIVPSNIFQAASDNGNMLQVIFFAIFFGIGLILIPEEQAKPVKDFFDGFNEVILKLIDIIMLAAPYGVFALLAALVVEAPSADLFKALGWYAFSVVLGLAIMMIVYSLIVYLFTKKTPKFFFNGISPAQLLAFSTSSSAATLPLTMERVEEHLGVDEEVASFVLPIGATINMDGTSLYQAIAAVFIAQAFGIELSLGAQLGIIATATLSSIGSAAVPGAGMVMLVIVLAQAGIPEAGLALIFAVDRPLDMCRTTVNITGDAAVSMLVANSEGRLHDPKVKDWDDNYKTN; encoded by the coding sequence ATGAAGAAACTTGCATTGCATTGGCAAATATTATTAGGAATGGTTTTAGGGGTGGTATTTGCCTTATTAATGAATCAATTTGAATGGGGAGCAACTTTTATCGCAAAATGGATTAAGCCCTTTGGAAATATATTTATAAATGCATTAAAATTAATAGCTGTCCCATTAATACTGGCTTCATTAATAAAAGGAGTTTCCGATTTAAAAGATATTTCTAAGCTCTCTAAAATGGGAGGAAAAACAATAGGTACCTATTTAATAACTACGGTAATTGCTGTATGTATTGGTCTTGCTTTGGTAAATATTATTAAACCTGGACATTCAATATCAGAAGAGACAAGAGCCCAACTTGTTGAAAATTATAAAAGCGATGCAGACTCAAGAATTGCACAAGCAGAAAAACAGAAACAAGCCGGTCCTTTACAAGCTCTAGAAGATATTGTACCTAGTAATATTTTTCAAGCTGCTTCAGACAACGGAAACATGCTTCAAGTTATTTTCTTTGCAATATTCTTTGGTATTGGATTAATCTTAATACCAGAAGAACAAGCAAAACCGGTAAAAGATTTTTTTGATGGTTTTAATGAAGTGATTTTAAAACTTATTGATATTATAATGCTTGCTGCACCTTATGGTGTATTTGCATTACTCGCAGCATTAGTGGTAGAAGCTCCAAGTGCAGATCTTTTTAAAGCCTTAGGTTGGTATGCATTTAGTGTGGTTTTAGGATTAGCAATTATGATGATTGTGTACTCTTTAATTGTTTATCTATTTACTAAAAAAACGCCTAAATTCTTTTTTAACGGAATTTCTCCAGCTCAATTATTAGCATTTTCAACAAGCAGTAGTGCTGCTACGTTACCCTTAACTATGGAACGTGTTGAAGAACACTTGGGTGTAGACGAAGAAGTTGCTAGTTTTGTTTTACCCATAGGAGCAACAATTAACATGGACGGTACAAGTTTATATCAGGCTATAGCTGCAGTTTTTATAGCACAGGCATTTGGTATTGAATTAAGTTTAGGAGCGCAATTAGGGATTATAGCAACAGCTACGTTGTCATCTATTGGTAGTGCTGCTGTACCAGGAGCTGGTATGGTTATGCTCGTAATTGTTTTAGCACAAGCAGGAATACCTGAAGCCGGTTTAGCTTTAATATTTGCTGTAGATAGACCTCTTGATATGTGTAGAACCACAGTAAATATTACTGGCGATGCAGCAGTTTCAATGCTCGTTGCTAATTCAGAAGGGCGACTACATGATCCTAAAGTTAAAGATTGGGACGACAATTATAAAACAAATTAA
- a CDS encoding glycoside hydrolase family 3 N-terminal domain-containing protein, with the protein MHKIVYLTLILFTYQFSFCQNTTNPLLTKDALAQKKWVDSVYNNLSLSEKIGQLFMVRAMTTANTRDVNNIKTLIQDNHIGGIIYSKGGPVKLAKLNNMYQGMSKVPMLIGMDAEWGLGMRLDSTYAFPWNMTLGAIKNKQLIEQTGKHIGEHCKRLGIHFNFGPDVDINTNPKNPIIGNRSFGENREDVTAHAIAFMKGLQSAGVMATGKHFPGHGDTETDSHHALPTINFSEKRIDSIELYPYKQLIKNGLESVMVAHLNVPALESKPDFPSSLSEAIITNLLKEKMGFEGLIFTDALEMKGVANFSNPGDIDLAAFLAGNDILLISEDVPKAIEKITEAYQSEIITESRLAYSVKKILMSKYKVGLNHYKPVNTTHVIEDLNRLKDDILNEELFENAITVVKNENNVLPIRDLNQKTIAYIKLGDDSGSAFLNELKKYTKVHEVQSDSYGFIKTKLDNYNTVIIGLHRSNANPWKSYEFTPDEIRLIESIAETHTVILDVFVKPYAVLDLPTLNNIESVVVSYQNSEVAQEKSAQIIFGALEAKGQLPVSVGNGLHAGDGIATTAISRLGYTIPERVGIDSKKLNKIDALAQRAVDEHMTPGVQLLVARKGKVVYSKNFGSHTYDKDSEPVKDNDIFDIASITKIVATLPLVMEIVEQDNEISIDTKLSELIPDYIGSNKANITLKQMLSHYARLKPWIPFYVATLDSTKMPSHAFYSNAPSELFNIKVFNNLYLKRDYPETMQQIIKDTDLLPTLKYRYSDLPYYILKKFIETYYDRTLDHLVQKHFYESLGMNLTTYNPYLKFPMKDIVPTENDNYYRHDVVQGYVHDMGAAMQNGVGGHAGVFSNVNDIAKIMQMYLQKGFYGDKRYLKPETIDMFNTTYYSNKGNRRGLGFDKPQLGTSGPTCGCVSMKSFGHSGFTGTYTWADPDEELVYVFMANRTYPSAEINMLLRENIRTDIQELIYEAIIN; encoded by the coding sequence ATGCACAAAATTGTATATCTCACTCTTATATTATTTACATATCAATTTTCTTTCTGTCAAAATACTACAAACCCATTACTTACTAAAGATGCTTTAGCACAAAAAAAATGGGTAGATAGTGTATATAATAATCTATCACTTTCAGAAAAAATTGGTCAGCTATTCATGGTTCGTGCCATGACAACTGCAAATACCAGAGATGTAAATAATATTAAAACACTTATACAAGATAATCATATTGGAGGTATCATCTATTCAAAAGGTGGTCCAGTGAAATTAGCTAAGTTAAACAACATGTATCAAGGCATGTCTAAAGTACCTATGCTTATAGGTATGGATGCCGAGTGGGGATTAGGTATGCGATTAGATTCTACATATGCATTTCCGTGGAATATGACGCTTGGTGCTATAAAAAATAAACAGTTAATAGAACAAACAGGAAAACATATTGGCGAACATTGTAAACGTTTAGGTATTCATTTTAATTTTGGTCCGGATGTAGACATTAACACTAACCCTAAAAATCCTATTATAGGTAATAGATCGTTTGGAGAAAATCGAGAAGATGTTACCGCACATGCCATAGCGTTTATGAAAGGATTACAAAGTGCAGGTGTTATGGCTACAGGAAAACATTTTCCTGGACATGGCGATACAGAAACCGATTCTCATCATGCATTACCTACAATAAATTTTTCAGAAAAAAGAATAGATTCAATAGAACTTTATCCCTACAAACAACTAATTAAAAATGGATTAGAAAGTGTAATGGTGGCGCACTTAAATGTACCCGCTCTAGAATCTAAACCAGATTTTCCTTCGTCATTATCTGAAGCGATTATTACCAATTTATTAAAAGAAAAAATGGGTTTTGAAGGCCTAATTTTTACTGATGCTTTAGAAATGAAAGGTGTTGCAAATTTTAGTAATCCTGGTGATATTGATTTAGCTGCTTTTTTAGCAGGTAATGATATCTTGTTGATTTCTGAAGATGTACCAAAAGCTATCGAAAAAATTACTGAAGCTTACCAGTCTGAAATCATTACAGAATCACGTTTAGCATATTCTGTAAAGAAAATCTTAATGTCTAAATACAAAGTAGGCTTAAACCACTATAAACCTGTAAACACTACTCATGTAATTGAAGATTTAAATAGGTTAAAAGATGATATTTTAAATGAAGAACTATTTGAAAATGCAATAACAGTTGTTAAAAACGAAAATAATGTCTTACCTATTCGAGACTTAAACCAAAAAACAATTGCTTACATAAAATTAGGAGACGATAGTGGTAGTGCTTTTTTAAACGAACTAAAAAAATACACTAAAGTACATGAAGTACAATCTGATAGTTACGGATTTATAAAAACGAAATTAGATAATTATAACACAGTAATTATTGGGTTGCACCGATCTAATGCAAACCCTTGGAAAAGTTACGAATTTACACCTGATGAAATTAGATTAATTGAAAGTATAGCAGAAACACATACTGTAATTTTAGATGTTTTTGTTAAACCTTATGCAGTATTAGATTTACCTACATTAAATAATATTGAGAGTGTAGTAGTAAGCTATCAAAATAGTGAAGTGGCTCAAGAAAAGTCAGCTCAAATTATATTTGGAGCATTAGAAGCTAAAGGTCAACTTCCTGTTTCTGTTGGTAACGGTTTACATGCTGGCGATGGTATTGCTACTACAGCCATATCTAGACTGGGGTATACAATTCCTGAACGTGTAGGGATAGACTCTAAAAAACTCAATAAAATTGATGCACTTGCACAACGTGCCGTAGATGAACATATGACACCTGGAGTACAACTCCTTGTAGCCAGAAAAGGAAAAGTTGTATATTCTAAGAATTTTGGATCTCATACTTATGATAAAGATTCTGAACCTGTTAAAGACAACGATATTTTTGATATAGCTTCCATTACAAAAATTGTAGCAACATTACCTTTAGTTATGGAAATTGTAGAACAGGATAATGAAATTTCTATTGATACTAAACTTTCCGAATTAATTCCAGACTATATAGGCTCAAATAAAGCGAATATAACTTTAAAACAAATGCTTTCCCATTACGCACGCTTAAAACCTTGGATTCCTTTTTACGTTGCTACGTTAGATTCTACTAAAATGCCTAGTCATGCCTTTTATAGCAATGCACCAAGTGAATTATTCAACATTAAAGTCTTTAATAATTTATACCTAAAAAGAGATTATCCTGAGACTATGCAACAAATAATTAAGGATACAGACCTACTGCCAACGTTAAAATACAGGTATAGTGACTTACCTTATTACATTTTAAAGAAATTTATTGAAACTTATTACGACAGAACATTAGACCATTTAGTACAAAAGCACTTTTATGAATCTTTAGGTATGAATTTAACAACTTATAATCCCTATTTAAAATTTCCGATGAAAGATATAGTACCTACAGAAAATGACAATTATTATCGTCATGATGTCGTACAAGGCTATGTACACGATATGGGAGCAGCCATGCAAAACGGTGTAGGTGGTCATGCCGGAGTATTTAGTAACGTAAATGATATTGCTAAAATCATGCAAATGTATTTACAAAAAGGTTTTTACGGAGATAAACGCTATCTTAAGCCCGAAACTATAGATATGTTTAATACAACTTACTATTCTAATAAAGGAAACAGACGTGGTTTAGGCTTCGACAAACCCCAGTTAGGGACAAGCGGACCAACTTGTGGCTGTGTCTCTATGAAAAGTTTTGGTCATTCTGGCTTTACAGGAACCTACACTTGGGCAGATCCAGATGAAGAATTAGTTTATGTATTTATGGCAAACAGAACATATCCATCTGCAGAAATTAACATGTTATTACGTGAAAATATTAGAACAGATATTCAAGAACTTATTTACGAAGCAATTATAAATTAA
- the bshA gene encoding N-acetyl-alpha-D-glucosaminyl L-malate synthase BshA produces the protein MRIGINCYPTFGGSGVVATELGLELAKRGHEIHFITYNQPVRLDLLSNKVHFHEVKVPEYPLFHYQPYELALSSKMVDMVKLHKIEILHVHYAIPHAYAAFMAKKMLEQEGIYIPVVTTLHGTDITLVGSHPYYKPAVSFSINMSDAVTSVSESLKEDTFRLFNIKKDINVITNFIDIEKYKHAFTDCQRGMMAPDNEKIITHISNLRPVKRILDVIKIFYKIQEKIPAKLMLIGEGPDKEAAENLCDELGITEKVVFFGKSNEIDKILCFSDLFLLPSETESFGLAALEAMASGVPVISSNTGGIPEVNVHGITGFLSDVGNVEEMSANAIHILSDSDRLKQFKQNAKERSYIFDIHKIVPQYEKLYKETLEKSLQLLS, from the coding sequence ATGCGCATAGGAATAAATTGTTATCCTACATTTGGAGGAAGCGGCGTAGTGGCCACAGAATTGGGTTTAGAGTTAGCTAAACGCGGACACGAAATTCATTTTATCACTTATAACCAGCCAGTACGGCTAGATTTATTAAGTAATAAAGTACATTTTCACGAAGTAAAGGTTCCCGAATATCCTTTGTTTCACTATCAGCCTTATGAGTTGGCTTTATCTAGTAAAATGGTAGATATGGTTAAACTTCATAAAATAGAAATCTTGCATGTTCACTATGCTATCCCTCATGCATATGCCGCATTTATGGCTAAAAAAATGCTTGAACAGGAAGGGATTTATATACCGGTAGTTACTACACTTCATGGTACAGATATTACTTTAGTAGGCAGTCATCCGTACTACAAACCTGCTGTATCTTTTAGCATCAATATGTCAGATGCTGTTACATCTGTTTCTGAAAGCTTAAAAGAAGATACGTTTAGATTATTTAATATAAAAAAAGACATAAACGTAATAACTAACTTTATAGATATAGAGAAATACAAACATGCATTTACCGATTGCCAGCGAGGTATGATGGCTCCTGATAACGAAAAAATCATTACCCATATTAGTAATCTAAGACCCGTAAAACGCATTTTGGATGTTATAAAAATCTTCTATAAAATTCAAGAAAAAATTCCTGCTAAACTCATGTTAATTGGAGAAGGACCAGATAAAGAAGCTGCCGAAAATTTATGTGATGAATTAGGAATTACTGAAAAAGTGGTATTCTTTGGAAAAAGTAATGAAATAGATAAAATTTTATGTTTTAGCGATTTGTTTTTATTACCCTCTGAAACAGAAAGTTTTGGTTTAGCTGCTTTAGAAGCCATGGCGTCTGGTGTTCCGGTAATTTCTAGTAATACCGGAGGGATTCCAGAAGTTAATGTACATGGTATAACAGGGTTTTTAAGTGATGTTGGCAATGTTGAAGAAATGAGTGCTAATGCTATACATATATTGAGTGATAGCGATCGTTTAAAACAGTTTAAACAAAATGCTAAAGAACGATCGTATATATTCGATATACATAAAATCGTGCCTCAATACGAAAAACTATATAAAGAAACACTTGAAAAAAGTTTGCAATTATTATCGTAA
- a CDS encoding DsbA family oxidoreductase, with translation MKEKLKIDIVSDVVCPWCTIGFKRLEKAISELGIEDQVTIEWQPFELNPNMPKEGQLIQDHIEEKYGSSLEQQKESQQRMADAGEELDFTFDYFEDMRIVNTFEAHILLEYAKSFNKQTALKMRLTASYFSERKDVSDRDILKQALLDVGLNAEEGMLLLDNESMRKEVKSKEVYWQSMGVNSVPTIVFNRTSAVTGAQPIAVFKNVLNDLLKAN, from the coding sequence ATGAAAGAAAAATTAAAGATAGATATTGTTTCAGACGTGGTTTGCCCGTGGTGTACCATTGGCTTTAAACGTTTAGAAAAAGCCATTTCTGAATTAGGTATAGAAGATCAGGTAACTATAGAATGGCAACCTTTCGAATTAAATCCTAACATGCCCAAAGAAGGTCAGCTTATTCAAGATCATATAGAAGAAAAATATGGTTCGAGTTTAGAGCAGCAAAAAGAATCACAACAACGTATGGCTGATGCTGGAGAAGAACTAGATTTTACTTTTGATTATTTTGAAGATATGCGTATAGTTAACACATTTGAAGCCCATATTCTATTAGAATACGCTAAATCTTTTAATAAACAAACAGCATTAAAGATGAGACTTACTGCGTCTTATTTTAGTGAAAGAAAAGATGTATCGGACAGAGATATTTTAAAACAAGCTTTATTAGATGTCGGATTAAATGCTGAAGAAGGCATGCTTTTATTAGATAACGAAAGCATGAGAAAAGAAGTGAAGAGTAAAGAAGTTTACTGGCAAAGTATGGGAGTAAATTCTGTTCCTACTATAGTATTTAACAGAACAAGTGCTGTAACAGGAGCACAACCCATTGCTGTATTTAAAAATGTTTTAAACGATTTGCTTAAAGCCAATTAA
- a CDS encoding FAD-binding and (Fe-S)-binding domain-containing protein — protein MTTATAINLKPLQQDLDGELFYDDLMKSIYATDASVYRRLPLAIAYPKHEADLKTLIAFANTNHITLIPRTAGTSLAGQCVGDGIVVDVSKHFTKIISVNKDARTVTLQPGVVRDYLNLHLKPYGLFFAPDTSTSNRCMIGGMVGNNSSGTTSIQYGVTRDKVLQLKTLLSDGSEAVFGDLTPKEFQEKINLKSLEGAIYKTIYTELQSETVRAQIHKEFPKPEIHRRNTGYALDKLIDSEVFNESSKPFNMCNLLSGSEGTLAFTTEITLHLDVLPPTERVMVAAHFNSIEDALTATTTCMQHKLYLCEMMDKIILDCTKNNLKQQENRQFVVGDPEAILMCELKSNDKADVLLQAKALVSALDQEGLSYANVILMDDDIDKAIELRKAGLGLLGNIIGDKKSAACIEDTAVALPDFANYINEFTALMKAYNQKAIYYAHAGAGELHLRPVLNLKLSEDVIMFRKITTDVAHLVKKYGGSMSGEHGDGIVRAEFIPLMIGESNYKIVKRIKTVFDPNTIFNAGKIVDAFPMDEALRYVADRKEPEIKTLMDFSASQGILRQAEKCNGSGDCRKPSELGGTMCPSYRATKNEKDTTRARANALREFLTNTEAGKNPFNHKELKSVLDLCLSCKACLNECPSTVDISTMKSEFLYQYQKENGFSLRAKVFAYNNKANELTTHVSGLSNFFFKTKFTSSIIKNAFGIAAERSMPLVSCKSLNKHIKTIENKVIRNKIKTLYFFVDEFTNLLDTKIGLDAIALLQGLNYELKFVKHEESGRAFISKGFLDQAKDCATKNVNIFKNLITENTPLIGVEPSAIFTFKDEYIMLAEDKEAAKQIAKHTYLIEDFLHSELKKGHISSNQFHTLHQTIKIHSHCHQKAMSNQLSTFKLLNLPKGYTATIIPSGCCGMAGSFGYEKEHYKVSMAVGEQTLFPAVRKAKPDVIIAANGTSCRHQIKDGTHKEALHPVTILRQALL, from the coding sequence ATGACAACTGCAACAGCTATCAATTTAAAGCCATTACAACAAGACTTAGATGGCGAATTATTTTACGACGATTTAATGAAATCAATATACGCCACAGACGCATCGGTGTATAGACGATTACCTTTAGCGATTGCTTACCCCAAGCATGAAGCAGATCTTAAAACGTTAATAGCTTTTGCCAACACCAACCATATAACACTTATTCCAAGAACTGCAGGAACATCTTTAGCAGGACAATGTGTAGGTGATGGTATTGTTGTAGATGTATCTAAACATTTTACAAAAATTATTTCGGTTAATAAAGATGCTAGAACGGTAACCTTGCAGCCAGGTGTTGTAAGAGATTATTTAAATTTACATTTAAAACCCTACGGCCTTTTTTTTGCACCAGACACTTCTACATCTAACCGTTGTATGATTGGCGGTATGGTAGGTAATAATTCTTCTGGAACAACATCTATACAATATGGTGTAACCCGCGATAAAGTATTACAATTAAAAACCCTTTTAAGTGATGGTAGCGAAGCTGTTTTCGGTGATTTAACTCCAAAAGAATTTCAAGAGAAAATAAATTTAAAAAGCCTTGAAGGCGCTATTTACAAAACTATTTATACAGAATTACAATCTGAAACGGTAAGAGCTCAAATACATAAAGAATTTCCAAAGCCAGAAATTCACCGCAGAAATACTGGATATGCATTAGATAAATTAATAGATTCTGAAGTTTTTAACGAATCTTCAAAGCCATTTAATATGTGTAATTTATTATCGGGTAGTGAAGGTACATTGGCCTTTACCACAGAGATTACTTTACATTTAGATGTTTTACCTCCTACAGAACGTGTAATGGTTGCGGCTCATTTTAATAGTATAGAAGATGCACTCACAGCAACTACAACATGTATGCAGCATAAATTATATTTGTGCGAAATGATGGATAAAATAATTTTAGATTGCACTAAAAACAACCTAAAACAACAAGAAAATAGACAGTTTGTTGTTGGCGATCCAGAAGCTATTTTAATGTGTGAATTAAAGAGTAACGATAAAGCCGATGTCTTATTACAAGCAAAAGCTTTAGTTAGTGCTCTTGATCAGGAAGGACTTAGTTATGCTAATGTAATTTTAATGGATGACGACATAGATAAAGCTATTGAGTTAAGAAAAGCAGGTTTGGGTTTATTAGGAAACATAATAGGCGATAAAAAATCCGCCGCTTGTATAGAAGATACTGCTGTTGCTTTACCAGATTTTGCTAATTATATTAATGAGTTTACTGCATTAATGAAAGCCTACAACCAAAAAGCCATTTACTACGCACATGCTGGAGCAGGTGAATTACATTTACGACCGGTACTTAATCTTAAGTTGAGTGAAGATGTTATAATGTTTAGAAAAATTACAACTGACGTGGCACATTTAGTAAAAAAATATGGAGGCTCTATGTCTGGTGAACATGGAGATGGTATAGTGCGTGCAGAATTTATTCCGCTTATGATTGGCGAGAGTAATTACAAGATAGTAAAGCGAATTAAAACAGTTTTTGACCCCAATACTATTTTTAATGCCGGAAAGATTGTAGACGCATTTCCTATGGACGAAGCCTTACGTTATGTAGCAGATAGAAAGGAACCTGAAATTAAAACTTTAATGGATTTTTCGGCCTCTCAAGGTATACTTAGACAAGCTGAAAAATGTAATGGGAGTGGAGATTGTAGAAAACCTTCAGAGTTAGGCGGAACTATGTGTCCTAGTTATCGTGCTACAAAAAACGAAAAAGATACTACCAGAGCCAGAGCAAATGCTTTGCGTGAATTCTTAACGAATACCGAAGCGGGTAAAAACCCGTTTAATCATAAAGAATTAAAATCTGTTTTAGACTTGTGTTTAAGCTGTAAAGCGTGTTTAAACGAGTGTCCAAGTACGGTGGATATTTCAACCATGAAGTCTGAGTTTTTATATCAATATCAAAAAGAAAACGGATTTAGTTTACGCGCTAAAGTATTTGCTTATAATAATAAAGCTAATGAGTTAACAACTCATGTTTCAGGCTTGAGTAATTTCTTTTTTAAAACAAAATTTACTTCAAGTATTATTAAAAATGCCTTTGGTATAGCTGCAGAACGAAGCATGCCATTAGTCTCCTGTAAGAGTTTAAATAAACACATTAAAACAATTGAAAATAAAGTTATTAGAAATAAAATAAAAACACTTTATTTCTTTGTAGATGAATTTACAAATTTGTTAGACACAAAAATTGGTTTAGATGCAATTGCTTTATTACAAGGCTTAAACTACGAACTTAAATTTGTAAAACATGAAGAATCTGGACGTGCATTTATATCTAAAGGGTTTCTTGATCAGGCTAAAGATTGTGCGACTAAAAACGTAAACATATTTAAAAATTTAATCACAGAAAATACGCCTTTAATTGGTGTAGAGCCTTCTGCTATATTTACTTTTAAAGATGAATATATAATGCTTGCGGAAGATAAAGAGGCAGCAAAACAAATTGCAAAACACACTTATTTAATTGAAGATTTCTTGCATTCAGAACTTAAAAAAGGACATATAAGTTCAAATCAATTTCATACACTTCATCAAACTATAAAAATTCACTCACATTGTCACCAAAAGGCTATGAGTAATCAATTATCAACCTTTAAATTATTAAACCTTCCTAAAGGATATACAGCTACAATAATACCTAGTGGTTGTTGCGGTATGGCCGGAAGTTTTGGTTATGAAAAAGAACATTATAAAGTAAGTATGGCTGTTGGAGAACAAACCTTATTTCCAGCGGTAAGAAAAGCAAAGCCAGATGTAATTATTGCTGCAAATGGCACCAGCTGTAGACACCAAATTAAAGATGGTACACATAAGGAAGCTTTGCATCCAGTAACTATATTAAGACAAGCGTTACTCTAG